GGATAATTGCAATACAAGGGTAAAAACATCGCTTATACCTTAAAGCCTTGGGCTGCAGCCTGCACCAATTTCGATTTTAACAATATGTTTTCTTTTTTCAGCTGCGTCAGTTCGAACTGCTGCGTTTTAATCGTTTCGGCGAGTTCTCCGACCGTGAGCGTACCGCTTCCGACCAAGTCGTCGATGACCGACAGTTTGTAGTCGTAATCTTCGTTCGCTTCTTCTTCCGCCATTTGGAATGTCGCACCTCCGTCCGTATCGGCTGCATAAGCGTCGTCGAAACTGTGCGCTTCCGATGCGAGCACTTTTTCTGCGATACGGTAGATCGCCTGCGAAAGTACCGCCTGCGGTTTATATATGATGATCGGCAGCTGCGCTTCGAGCGCTTTTTCCTGCAGCGAATCGCGGTACATGATTCCCAAATATTCGATATCGAGTCCGAGATATTGATTGCACGAACGGCGTATGCGCTGCGCTTTGTCCGCATCTTTCGGATCGTCGATGAGATTCATGATGAGGCGCGGGCGGAACGATTTCATGCGCGACAAAAAGAGCGCGGTGTTTTCCGGGTCGGCTTTGTCGAGGGTTTCGAGCAATTTGGGGATATAGAGCCGCTGGAGCGACGTTGAATCTTTGCGCAGCGCTTCGAGCCTGTCGTATCCGGCAGTCCCTTTTTTAAACGTCGTGTACATGAGGCGGAAGACGGCGTTTTTGAGAAAGAGATAGCCGTTGAGCGTCGCGGTGACCGTCGGAGCGGTTACGATGATACCCTGTGCGGAAAGCAAAAACATATCGAGGATGATCTGGTGCGTTCCCGCTCCCAAGTCGAGGATGAGGTAATCGGCGTCGATGCTTTGAAAACTGCGCACGAGCTTCGTCTTTTGAAAAGGCTTGAGAGAGGTAAGTCCGGGGATTTGACTGTCGCCCGCGATAAAGCTCACGTTTTCATAATCGGTCGGTACGATGATGTCTTCGAATTCGCCTTTGTCGGTGAGCCACGCGCCGAGACTTGCCGCCGGATCCACGTGCTGACCGATAGCGAGATGCAGATTCGATGCACCTAAATCCAAATCCGCAAGCACTGTTTTTTTGCCGGCCTGACCGAGCGCAA
This Treponema socranskii subsp. buccale DNA region includes the following protein-coding sequences:
- a CDS encoding P-loop NTPase yields the protein MQIIPVASGKGGVGKSLLAANLSIALGQAGKKTVLADLDLGASNLHLAIGQHVDPAASLGAWLTDKGEFEDIIVPTDYENVSFIAGDSQIPGLTSLKPFQKTKLVRSFQSIDADYLILDLGAGTHQIILDMFLLSAQGIIVTAPTVTATLNGYLFLKNAVFRLMYTTFKKGTAGYDRLEALRKDSTSLQRLYIPKLLETLDKADPENTALFLSRMKSFRPRLIMNLIDDPKDADKAQRIRRSCNQYLGLDIEYLGIMYRDSLQEKALEAQLPIIIYKPQAVLSQAIYRIAEKVLASEAHSFDDAYAADTDGGATFQMAEEEANEDYDYKLSVIDDLVGSGTLTVGELAETIKTQQFELTQLKKENILLKSKLVQAAAQGFKV